From Arachis stenosperma cultivar V10309 chromosome 2, arast.V10309.gnm1.PFL2, whole genome shotgun sequence, one genomic window encodes:
- the LOC130963558 gene encoding disease resistance protein RUN1-like: MRFVYWFIYFYSNESDDIDHIVAMVTGLLDKPVLFVAEHPVGVEPRVQHLIKKLNYQQPEDVMLLGILGIGGIGKTTIAKAIYNRIHRHFDGCCFLPDIRESWEQSTSQVHLQERLLRDIYKKTKIRIHSVESGKIILQERLSRKRVLLILDDVDKPDQLKALCWNRKWFGPGSRIIITTRDEHLLKILKVDHVSRISKMDDTESIEQLSWHAFKQKKPKEDFVQLSKDVVAYCGGLPLALEVIGSFLIEKKAKEWQSAVEKLKRIPNSDVHKKLRISFDGLNDDAEREIFLDIAFFFIGMDRNDVIHVLEEHDAEIGISVLVDRSLVTVDNNNKLGMHDLLRDMGREIVREKSPKYPGRRCRLCLQNDVLDVLLKHTGTKDLEGLALRLPRTNSYCLETKAFMKMERLRLLQLANVKLEGNFEDLPKDLKWLYWHGFPFDYLPSNFYLASSIAIEFEFSSLRTWKDVQYMEKLKILNLSHSNLLTQTPNSSYLPNLEKLLLKDCPNLCEISDSIEKLTKILLIDLEDCKSLPNLRRSFYKLKSLKTLNISGCSMINKLEEDLEQMTSLITLIADKTGITQVPFSIVRSKSIGYISLCGYEGFSSDVFPSLIRSWMSPPGNLLSFVQTSACSELVPLDVQKLRLLSVKCSIDFQLTEGVTRILDTLCATYNKQLEATPTTSQVMNIRSLTAIDSCNQFRIWGPLLIEVGIKSQLTSNLRDRIIQVYL, from the exons ATGCGTTTTGTATACTGGTTCATTTATTTTTACAGCAATGAAAGTGATGATATCGATCATATTGTTGCCATGGTCACTGGTTTGCTGGATAAACCTGTCCTGTTTGTTGCAGAACATCCAGTTGGAGTAGAACCTCGTGTGCAACAtctgattaaaaaattaaactaccAACAGCCAGAAGATGTTATGCTATTAGGGATATTGGGAATTGGAGGAATTGGAAAAACAACCATTGCCAAGGCCATTTATAATCGAATTCATCGTCATTTTGATGGTTGTTGCTTCCTTCCAGATATAAGGGAATCTTGGGAGCAAAGTACTAGTCAAGTTCATTTACAAGAGCGACTTCTCCGTGACATCTACAAAAAAACTAAGATAAGGATACACAGCGTTGAATCTGGAAAAATTATATTACAAGAAAGACTGAGTCGTAAAAGGGTACTTCTTATACTTGATGATGTTGATAAGCCAGACCAACTAAAAGCTTTGTGTTGGAATCGTAAATGGTTCGGTCCAGGGAGTAGGATAATCATCACAACAAGGGATGAGCATCTACTTAAAATTCTTAAGGTTGATCATGTATCAAGAATATCAAAAATGGATGATACTGAATCTATTGAGCAACTTAGCTGGCATGCATTCAAACAAAAAAAGCCCAAAGAAGATTTTGTTCAACTTTCCAAAGATGTAGTTGCATATTGTGGGGGATTGCCACTAGCTCTTGAAGTCATTGGGTCTTTTTTGATTGAGAAGAAGGCAAAAGAGTGGCAAAGTGCGGTGGAGAAACTCAAAAGAATTCCCAATAGTGATGTTCATAAGAAGTTAAGAATAAGCTTTGATGGTTTAAATGATGATGCAGAGAGAGAAATATTCCTTGATATAGCCTTTTTCTTTATTGGGATGGACCGAAATGATGTGATTCATGTTTTAGAAGAACATGATGCTGAAATTGGAATAAGTGTCCTTGTAGATAGAAGCCTTGTGACCGTCGACAATAATAATAAGCTTGGAATGCATGATTTGTTGCGAGATATGGGGAGAGAAATCGTGCGTGAGAAATCACCAAAATATCCAGGGAGACGTTGTAGATTATGCTTGCAGAATGACGTGCTTGACGTATTATTAAAACATACT GGTACAAAAGATCTTGAGGGGCTAGCTTTGAGATTGCCAAGAACCAATTCATATTGTTTGGAGACCAAAGCATTTATGAAGATGGAGAGACTCAGATTGCTTCAACTTGCTAATGTAAAACTTGAGGGGAATTTTGAAGATCTACCAAAAGATCTAAAATGGCTTTATTGGCACGGGTTTCCTTTTGATTACCTACCTTCAAACTTTTATCTAGCAAGTTCAATTGCCATTGAGTTTGAATTCAGCAGCCTCAGAACTTGGAAGGACGTCCAG tatatggagaagTTGAAAATTCTCAATCTCAGTCATTCTAATCTACTGACACAGACCCCTAATTCCTCGTACTTGCCTAATCTAGAAAAGTTATTACTCAAAGATTGTCCAAATTTGTGTGAGATTTCAGATAGCATTGAAAAACTCACAAAAATTCTTCTGATAGATTTGGAAGATTGCAAAAGCCTTCCTAATCTTCGAAGAAGCTTTTATAAGCTGAAATCTCTAAAAACTCTCAATATTTCTGGATGCTCAATGATTAACAAATTGGAAGAGGACTTGGAACAGATGACATCCTTGATAACTTTAATTGCGGATAAGACTGGCATAACACAAGTTCCGTTTTCAATAGTCAGATCAAAAAGCATTGGATATATTTCTCTATGTGGCTATGAAGGATTCTCATCTGATGTATTTCCTTCTCTCATTCGGTCTTGGATGTCACCACCGGGTAATCTTTTGTCCTTCGTTCAAACATCTGCCTGTTCAGAACTTGTTCCTTTGGATGTACAAAAGCTTCGACTCCTCTCGGTTAAGTGCAGCATTGATTTTCAATTAACTGAAGGTGTAACCAGGATTTTAGATACCTTATGTGCCACGTACAACAAACAATTAGAAGCGACACCCACTACATCACAAGTCATGAATATCAGAAGTTTGACAGCAATTGATTCTTGCAATCAATTTCGAATTTGGGGACCTCTTTTGATTGAAGTTGGAATCAAGAGCCAACTCACCAGCAATCTCCGGGACAGAATTATACAGGTTTATCTCTAG